GTTATTATTTTTAACTAATTCCACCATTTTTTCTGGCGAATCATCAGGATACTTTAATATATCATTAGAATTTATTCCAATGAATGAGATAGATTTTGCTAAATAATCATTAGATAATTGTACTAACACATCTAATATATGAACTACATAAGGGCAATGATTACACATGAAGATAATTACAGTAGCTTTTTGTGACTTTAACTGACCTAATGACTGCACCCTACCAATTAGAGGATTTAATAATTTAAATCTAGGAGCATCATAACCTAATGGAATTTGTGTAGTTGGAGTAAGTACCATATACATAAAGATATTATAAAATTTTATATCATATAATATTTTAATGATTATTATAAGTTTGGCACGGCATTTGATTTATTCATCATGTGTTATATAAAATTAATGTTTAACTAAAATTGAATACTATGAAAAATTTGACCCAATTAATTGCTGTAGGAATAATAGTACTATTTGCAACATCAATCTCTAATGCTC
This sequence is a window from Flavobacteriales bacterium TMED191. Protein-coding genes within it:
- a CDS encoding thioredoxin family protein encodes the protein MVLTPTTQIPLGYDAPRFKLLNPLIGRVQSLGQLKSQKATVIIFMCNHCPYVVHILDVLVQLSNDYLAKSISFIGINSNDILKYPDDSPEKMVELVKNNNIPFPYLFDETQEVARAYQAACTPDFNIFDANMKCVYRGQFDDSRPGNNHPVNGLDIKRVLGSILNGTQIDIIQKPSLGCNIKWK